The following are encoded together in the Streptomyces tsukubensis genome:
- a CDS encoding SCO4848 family membrane protein, giving the protein MKLSRPLSWFLLVFGVWSWIVWITFAKNLWADASGLAFDKAGDPTAYFWIHLLLTIVSFVLGTVVGAIGFRGLRALRRASLPV; this is encoded by the coding sequence ATGAAGCTCAGCCGCCCCCTCTCCTGGTTCCTGCTCGTCTTCGGCGTATGGAGCTGGATCGTATGGATCACGTTCGCCAAGAATCTCTGGGCTGACGCGAGTGGACTCGCCTTCGACAAGGCGGGCGACCCCACCGCCTACTTCTGGATCCATCTGCTGCTTACGATCGTCTCCTTTGTCTTGGGGACGGTGGTGGGCGCCATCGGGTTCCGTGGGCTGCGCGCCCTGCGCCGAGCCAGTCTTCCCGTGTAG
- a CDS encoding metallophosphoesterase has translation MVILYLLAGLAALAVLAGLHWYAWRRLVRDTTVPRGAARRLGTAVFIVGPLLMVGALVSSRTGVPFVLQQILAWPGYMWLALAMYLLLALLVGEAIRPLLRRFLEHRASRAAGAERDAAILVGTAGGPASGANTDAAPEPSRDAEPSRDAEAQATAGATAAGATATGVAGAASAAEPQPLTTGPRPSAPSRRLFVSRIIGGAAAVAAAGAVGQGTYSVLRGPRVKNVTIPLAKLPRSAHGYRIAVVSDIHLGPTLGRAHTQRIVDTINSTQPDLVAVVGDLVDGSVADLGQAAQPLSRLAARHGKFFVTGNHEYYSGAAEWVDHVRELGLRPLENERTELHGFDLAGVNDIGGESQGEGPDYEKALGDRDRTRASVLLAHQPVMIHDAVKHGVDLQLSGHTHGGQLWPGNYVAELSNPTVAGLDTYGDTTLYVTRGAGAWGPPVRVGVPSDITVVRLASKQT, from the coding sequence ATGGTCATCCTTTACCTGCTCGCGGGTCTCGCCGCGCTCGCGGTACTCGCGGGGCTGCACTGGTACGCGTGGCGGCGGCTGGTGCGCGACACGACCGTGCCGCGCGGGGCGGCCCGCCGCCTCGGCACCGCCGTGTTCATCGTGGGCCCCCTGTTGATGGTGGGCGCCCTCGTGAGTTCGCGGACGGGTGTGCCGTTCGTCCTCCAGCAGATCCTGGCCTGGCCCGGTTACATGTGGCTGGCCCTCGCGATGTACCTCCTGCTCGCGCTGCTGGTCGGAGAGGCGATACGGCCGCTGCTGCGCCGCTTCCTGGAACACCGGGCGTCCCGCGCGGCCGGGGCGGAACGGGACGCGGCGATCCTCGTGGGGACGGCGGGCGGGCCGGCTTCCGGCGCGAATACCGACGCGGCTCCCGAGCCGTCGAGGGACGCGGAACCGTCGAGGGACGCGGAGGCGCAGGCGACGGCGGGTGCGACTGCGGCGGGTGCGACTGCGACGGGTGTGGCGGGTGCGGCATCCGCCGCAGAGCCCCAGCCCCTGACGACGGGGCCTCGCCCGTCCGCCCCCTCGCGCAGACTCTTCGTCTCCCGGATCATCGGAGGCGCGGCGGCGGTCGCCGCCGCCGGGGCGGTCGGGCAGGGCACGTACTCGGTCCTGCGCGGGCCCCGGGTGAAGAACGTCACCATCCCGCTGGCGAAACTGCCCCGCTCGGCGCACGGCTACCGGATCGCGGTCGTCAGCGACATCCACCTCGGCCCGACCCTGGGCCGCGCCCACACCCAGCGGATCGTCGACACGATCAACTCGACGCAGCCGGACCTCGTCGCGGTCGTCGGCGACCTCGTGGACGGCTCGGTGGCGGACCTGGGACAGGCGGCGCAGCCGCTGAGCCGGCTGGCCGCGAGACACGGCAAGTTCTTCGTCACGGGCAACCACGAGTACTACTCGGGCGCGGCCGAATGGGTCGACCACGTACGAGAGTTGGGCCTGCGCCCGCTGGAGAACGAACGGACCGAGCTGCACGGGTTCGACCTCGCGGGCGTCAACGACATCGGGGGCGAGAGCCAGGGCGAAGGACCCGACTACGAGAAGGCCCTGGGTGACCGCGACCGCACCCGCGCCTCCGTGCTGCTCGCACACCAGCCGGTGATGATCCACGACGCCGTCAAACACGGTGTCGATCTCCAGCTGTCCGGCCACACTCATGGTGGCCAGCTCTGGCCGGGCAATTACGTGGCCGAGCTGTCGAACCCGACGGTGGCGGGGCTCGACACGTACGGCGACACGACGCTGTACGTGACCAGGGGCGCGGGCGCGTGGGGGCCGCCGGTCAGAGTGGGCGTGCCCTCGGACATCACGGTCGTACGGCTGGCTTCCAAGCAGACGTGA
- a CDS encoding succinate dehydrogenase iron-sulfur subunit, with translation MATPTMDKVEAAGAASDHLITVTLRIRRFNPEVSADSTWQDFQLEMDPKERVLDALHKIKWELDGTLTFRRSCAHGICGSDAMRINGRNRLACKTLIKDIGPEKPITVEAIKGLTVLKDLVVDMDPFFQAFRDVMPFLVTTGNEPTRERYQSAEDRERFDDTTKCILCAACTSSCPVFWNDGQYFGPAAIVNAHRFIFDSRDEAGEQRLEILNDRDGVWRCRTTFNCTDACPRGIEVTKAIQEVKRALITRRY, from the coding sequence ATGGCTACCCCGACCATGGACAAGGTCGAGGCGGCGGGCGCCGCCTCCGACCACCTCATCACGGTCACCCTCCGCATCCGCCGGTTCAACCCGGAGGTCTCCGCCGACTCCACCTGGCAGGACTTCCAGCTGGAGATGGACCCGAAGGAGCGCGTGCTCGACGCTCTCCACAAGATCAAGTGGGAGCTCGACGGGACGCTGACCTTCCGGCGCTCCTGTGCCCACGGCATCTGCGGCTCCGACGCCATGCGCATCAACGGCCGTAACCGTCTGGCCTGCAAGACGCTGATCAAGGACATCGGTCCCGAGAAGCCCATCACGGTCGAGGCCATCAAGGGCCTCACGGTCCTCAAGGACCTCGTGGTGGACATGGACCCGTTCTTCCAGGCGTTCCGCGACGTCATGCCGTTCCTCGTCACCACGGGCAACGAGCCGACGCGTGAGCGGTACCAGTCCGCCGAGGACCGCGAGCGGTTCGACGACACCACGAAGTGCATCCTGTGCGCCGCGTGCACGTCGTCGTGCCCCGTGTTCTGGAACGACGGGCAGTACTTCGGCCCCGCCGCGATCGTCAACGCGCACCGTTTCATCTTCGACTCGCGTGACGAGGCCGGCGAACAGCGGCTGGAGATCCTGAACGACCGCGACGGCGTGTGGCGCTGCCGCACGACCTTCAACTGCACGGACGCCTGCCCGCGCGGTATCGAGGTCACGAAGGCCATCCAGGAAGTCAAGCGCGCGCTGATCACGCGCCGGTACTGA